A region of Tigriopus californicus strain San Diego chromosome 7, Tcal_SD_v2.1, whole genome shotgun sequence DNA encodes the following proteins:
- the LOC131883463 gene encoding uncharacterized protein K02A2.6-like codes for MEDGQSQNSCLSAVGLKLPTFWPMRAKVWFVQAEAQFDIRGITQDGTKWPDVVSALDEVIAVRILAILEHPLTADKYATIKKRLTSTFCLLRQERTQALLNVGELGDRKSPELMDEMLAFLGNEPMNFLFEGIFLSRMPASIRQCLSGEDSFADPRKAADQADAIWTTLKCKSLADTKLDINAVRPTPSPRRKTTPTHCTIKEHKSDVCWYHVQFSADANSCKSGWRRYLADTGAEVSVIPAMYYERHNRPVSSTLSAANGSKIKAYGKRTIALYFGSKQYTVIFFMADVSQPLLGADFLRFHSLLIDLHNKCLVNANTLSPITLGLTSGSVLHLNSVEAANDEFTRLLMDFPELAYAKAEFLKMEEMGIIQRSSSLSIFAFTYDPKGLQQVAPLRCRYFTKIDLVRGYHHIPIRPEDVAKTAVITPFGLFEFLKMPFGLKNATQDVQRLMDTVLKGLDFIFVYLDDILVASRTKQDHLKKVLKRLMATGLIAVGGALEQR; via the exons atggaagacgGTCAATCCCAGAACTCCTGCCTATCGGCAGTCGGACTCAAGTTGCCTACCTTTTGGCCAATGCGCGCCAAAGTGTGGTTCGTCCAGGCTGAGGCACAGTTCGACATCCGTGGAATCACACAAGATGGTACCAAGTGGCCCGATGTCGTCTCTGCCCTAGACGAAGTCATTGCTGTGAGAATCCTTGCCATCCTAGAACACCCTCTGACCGCTGACAAGTACGCAACAATCAAGAAGCGGCTCACATCGACATTCTGTCTCTTACGTCAAGAACGCACTCAAGCCTTGCTCAACGTTGGCGAACTCGGCGACCGGAAATCGCCAGAGCTGATGGATGAAATGCTGGCTTTCTTGGGCAATGAACCCATGAACTTTCTTTTTGAGGGCATTTTCCTCTCCAGGATGCCTGCCTCTATTCGACAGTGTCTCTCTGGTGAAGATTCCTTTGCTGACCCTCGCAAGGCCGCCGACCAGGCTGATGCAATATGGACCACCTTGAAGTGCAAGAGCTTAGCCGACACCAAGCTTGACATCAACGCCGTGCGACCAACACCCTCCCCAAGGAGGAAGACGACACCCACCCACTGCACCATCAAGGAGCACAAATCCGACGTCTGTTGGTACCATGTCCAGTTCAGTGCAGACGCCAATAGCTGCAAGAGCGGCT GGCGTCGGTACCTAGCTGACACTGGGGCTGAGGTGAGCGTTATTCCTGCCATGTACTATGAGAGACACAACCGTCCCGTTTCATCAACCCTGTCGGCCGCTAACGGATCCAAGATCAAAGCTTACGGGAAACGCACCATCGCTCTCTATTTCGGCAGCAAACAATATActgtgatttttttcatggccGATGTGTCCCAGCCATTACTCGGTGCAGATTTTCTGCGTTTCCACTCCCTCCTCATCGACCTTCACAACAAGTGTCTAGTCAATGCAAACACCCTCTCACCAATCACCCTTGGACTTACTTCCGGTTCTGTCCTGCACCTCAATTCAGTTGAAGCAGCTAATGACGAATTCACCCGGCTACTCATGGATTTTCCGGAG TTGGCATACGCCAAGGCCGAGTTCCTGAAAATGGAAGAGATGGGCATCATCCAGCGATCCAGCAGCCTTTCGATCTTTGCCTTTACATATGATCCCAAAGGGCTCCAACAAGTGGCGCCCCTGCG CTGCAGGTACTTCACGAAAATCGATTTAGTACGGGGCTACCACCACATCCCTATCCGCCCTGAGGACGTGGCCAAGACCGCTGTGATCACaccctttggcctttttgaattcttgAAGATGCCttttgggctcaaaaatgCTACTCAGGACGTCCAGCGGCTCATGGACACCGTTCTCAAGGGGCTTGACTTCATTTTCGTTTACTTAGACGACATCCTTGTGGCCAGCAGGACTAAACAGGACCACCTGAAAAAGGTCTTGAAACGTCTTATGGCTACGGGTTTG ATTGCTGTTGGTGGAGCTCTCGAACAACGGTAA